GCGGTGTGACATGGTGTTCTCCGTATGCTGTTCCTCGTACCATTCCCCCAGCCGCGGGGGTGCTGTGTGTCGAGGGACAGGATACGGTGCGAAGATCACGCGGAGATCACGAACATCTCACGGTTTTGTCCCGTTTTCATCCTCGGCCCACTGCCGCAAGCAGGAGCGGGCCGCTGCCAGCAGCAATTGCCCATCGAGGCGTCGTTTGTAGTCGGGATTGATGTAGCTGAAGGCCACCGTTCCCGCAGGATCCAGCAACAGGACAGCCGGCACGGGCAGCAGGTGGTGGGCGTGGCCGGAATCGGCTTCCAGGTCAATGCCCCAGCCCAGATAGCGCGTGACGGTCTCGTCATCCACGTGAAATGCCAGACCCAGAGCGCTGGCCGCGTGCATCGCGCAATCCGAGAACAGGCGATAGCCCAGCTCGTGGCGCTCGCGCACCGGGGCCAGCATGCCGGGGCGATCGGGACTGAGCGCCAGGATCTGGAAGCCCAGGGAGTCCAGCGTGCCCTGGATGCTCTGCAGGTCCGCCAACTGGCGGTTGCACCAGGGTCACCACCCTCCGCGATAGATCACCAGCACCGTGGGTGCGGCCGCGAAGGAGTCGTTCAGCAGCACCCGGGTACTGTCCA
This window of the Candidatus Delongbacteria bacterium genome carries:
- a CDS encoding redoxin domain-containing protein; the protein is MADLQSIQGTLDSLGFQILALSPDRPGMLAPVRERHELGYRLFSDCAMHAASALGLAFHVDDETVTRYLGWGIDLEADSGHAHHLLPVPAVLLLDPAGTVAFSYINPDYKRRLDGQLLLAAARSCLRQWAEDENGTKP